GACAACCCAACTTTGCTCAGAGCGGCTACCGAATCTCCACCGCCCACCACACTGAATGCCTCGCTTTCTGCAACCGCTTTCGCAATCGACTCGGTTCCAGCAAAGCCAGATTCCCACTCAAACAAGCCTACCGGGCCATTCCAAAAAATAGTTTTGGCAAAATGAATGGCTCGCTCGCATTGGGTGCGCGTTTGAGGACCTATATCGATTCCAATATCTTGCTCGCGCATGTGAGTCACAACCTCAGCCAAGGCTTCGCGTTTCAATTCGGAAACCACCACATGATCGGTGGGAAGAATAACCGATACGCCCAGGCTGGAAGCTTTTTGAAGAATTAAATGAGCCATATTAAGCTTATTTTCTTCGAAGAGGCTTCGGCCGATAGGAAGTCCTTTAGCCTTCAAGAACGTGTATGCCATCGCTCCACCAATGATCAACGTATCCACTCTGGGAAGGAGCTGGGCAATCACACCCAACTTATCGCTGACCTTAGCTCCCCCCAAAATAGCCACAAAAGGCTTTTTCGGAGCAACCGTGATTTGGTTGAGGTTTTCAATTTCTTGCCGAATCAAGAAGCCAGCGCACTTGATCGGGATAAATCGCGTTATGGCATCCACAGACGCGTGAGCACGATGCACCGTTCCAAAGGCATCGTTGACGTAGGCATCCATATTTTGCGACAAAAGCCGAGCGAAAGCCTCGTCATTTTTCTCTTCGCTTGGGTGAAATCTGAGGTTTTCCAACATCAAGATTTCACCGGGCTTCATTTCTGCAACAAGCTTTTTAACTCCATCGCCAATGCAGTCGTGGGCAAAAACAATGTCCTGTCCAAGCAATTCATGAAGTCGCACCGCTACAGGCTCCAGCGAGCACTCAGGCCTTGACTTACCTTTAGGCCTGCCCAAATGGCTTGCTACGATGACTTTCGCTCCGCATTCGCGAAGGTAGTGAATGGTAGGAAGACAAGCACGGATCCGTGTATCATCGGCAATGACGCCCGGTTGCTCAAAGGGAACGTTAAGGTCTAAGCGGCAAAATACGCGCTTTCCAAGCCAATCGATTTTGGGGTCGTCTAGGTAGGTCAGCACGATTGAGCCATCAAAGACAATAAATCAACAGCACGGTTGCCAAAGCCCCACTCGTTATCGTACCAAGCCAGAACCTTGACGAGGTTGCCACCCAGTACTTTGGTACAGCCGGCATCAACAATCGACGATTCGTTCGTTCCGTTTAAGTCCACGGAAACCACCGGATCTTCGGTATAACCCAAGATCCCCTTCAAGATACCTTGTGAAGCTTCTCGCAGTTTGGCATTCACTTCTTGCACAGTCGTGTCCTGATTCAAAACAGCCACCAAATCAATGCAACTGACATTGGGAGTCGGTACTCGAATCGCCATTCCATCAAATTTGCCTTCCAATTCCGGAAGCACCAACGCGACAGCCTTGGCTGCGCCTGTGGTCGTCGGAATCATGGATAGGGCTGCCGCACGCGCGCGGCGTTTGTCTTTGTGTGACAAGTCCAGAAGTTGTTGATCGTTGGTATAGCTGTGAATCGTTGTGACAGAAGCTTTTTTGATCCCGAAATGATCGCTCAAGACTTTAGCAACCGGCGCGATGCAATTGGTGGTACACGACGCAGTGGAGACGACTTGCATCTTGGAGTCAAACACGTTTGAATTCACTCCGTAGCAAATCGTAGCGTCCGGTGCTTCTCCGCTGGTGGGTGCGCTGATCAGCACCTTTTTAGCCCCAGCTTGGATATGCAACAGGGCCTTATCGCGACTTAAAAAGTGACCGGTTGATTCCAAAACCACATCCACTTCCAAGTCCTTCCAAGGCAAATCCAGTGGATCTTTCC
This window of the Myxococcaceae bacterium genome carries:
- a CDS encoding phosphoglycerate kinase; translation: MLTYLDDPKIDWLGKRVFCRLDLNVPFEQPGVIADDTRIRACLPTIHYLRECGAKVIVASHLGRPKGKSRPECSLEPVAVRLHELLGQDIVFAHDCIGDGVKKLVAEMKPGEILMLENLRFHPSEEKNDEAFARLLSQNMDAYVNDAFGTVHRAHASVDAITRFIPIKCAGFLIRQEIENLNQITVAPKKPFVAILGGAKVSDKLGVIAQLLPRVDTLIIGGAMAYTFLKAKGLPIGRSLFEENKLNMAHLILQKASSLGVSVILPTDHVVVSELKREALAEVVTHMREQDIGIDIGPQTRTQCERAIHFAKTIFWNGPVGLFEWESGFAGTESIAKAVAESEAFSVVGGGDSVAALSKVGLSDKISYLSTGGGASLEYIQGVDLPGILGLKNKF
- the gap gene encoding type I glyceraldehyde-3-phosphate dehydrogenase, translated to MKRIAINGFGRIGRAVLRIIQNRSDLQVVAINDLSDVDTMAYLLKYDSVHGRFPGTVRAEKEALMVNGKTLQVYSRKDPLDLPWKDLEVDVVLESTGHFLSRDKALLHIQAGAKKVLISAPTSGEAPDATICYGVNSNVFDSKMQVVSTASCTTNCIAPVAKVLSDHFGIKKASVTTIHSYTNDQQLLDLSHKDKRRARAAALSMIPTTTGAAKAVALVLPELEGKFDGMAIRVPTPNVSCIDLVAVLNQDTTVQEVNAKLREASQGILKGILGYTEDPVVSVDLNGTNESSIVDAGCTKVLGGNLVKVLAWYDNEWGFGNRAVDLLSLMAQSC